Below is a window of Paraburkholderia kururiensis DNA.
CTTTTCTTTTTTGGCCATCGCGGCGCCTCAGCTAGCCATTTCCTGCTCTGCGCGGTAGGCCGCAGGATCCTCCATCCAGCGATGGATCTCCGCGTTGCTATAGACAGTGCAACGTTCTGTCCAGCGCTGCGGCTGAGGGGCGCGACCGTCCTTGACCAGCTTTCTCCAAGTCTCCCGGCTGACAGGAATGAAGCGCTGAAGCTGCTCCCATCGCGAGAACCCGACGGCAGGGAGAGTCGCTGGGGCCTGGCTAGTTCCGGTATCTGCACGCATGCTTTGTCGCTCCTAGGCGTCGTTTGCATGCTGCTGATATTGGGTGCAGGAAATTTCCTTATTCGATTTATCTACAGCTTTATTGTTGCGGCACGCCACACAAGGGGACAGTTACGATCCAAGCTCCGCGACGGCCTCTCCCATCTTGGAATGGTCCCCATCGCTTCGTGGTATGCGAACGCATCGCGGCAAGCGCGCGCCCACAAGCTATCTTTCGCTGCGTCGTATTGTTGCCGAAGAGTCTCGCCGGGGTTTTTCCCGTCAACTAAGCTTTTCCACGGATCTCGCTTAGCTAAAGCTCTAGCTGCATCCTTGACGGAGAGATGCGTGTTATTTGCACGGGCTCGTTCGATCTCGACGACTAGATAGCCGTTTGCCAGTTCGTCCCATTTGACAGGGCGCCCGCGGCGCTTCTGCTCATGTACGAACTGGAATCCCGGTATAAGGTCAACGGCCATGGCCATTGCTAGAACGGCGAAATTGCCCTGTTGGACGGAATAGTGCTCGAACAACAGCGCCAGCTTTTCACTTCTCGCCGCGGCAACGGCGGCATCCACGGCTTTCTCGGCCTGCTCCCTCTCATGCGTCGGAAGCATTAGGCCGGGCAGTTGAACGCAAATGGGTTGGCCGAGCGCCCCCTTGAACTTCGTACTCATCATGCGCCCTCGCGCAATCCCCCCTCCGAATGGAGGCACCCCTGACAAACCGGTGAGGGGACCGGCGTTCGCCCCGTCGGGCCAGTCAGGAGTGGTAAAGCGCGTCGATTGTGCCACGATGACGTCGAAGACTAGGCGCTACCGCGTCCGCTCGTCTTGATCAACCTGCGTTCATAGCGGCTCTTGGCGCGCCGCCGTCGATAGCGGCTGATGCGCCTCCCCGCCTCGCGGACCGCCGAATCGATGATGGTGTGGGCGCCTTGAACGCTCGGCGCCTTAAACGTCGCCTACTTGTGTGGCACGAGTTCGGCGAGGTCCATCAAGCGGTTGGCGAGTTTCTCCGAATCCACCATCAAGTCAACCAACGTGGATTTGAGCGGCAGGTCGTTGAGCCCATCCTCCGGGATAGCCTCAACGACAAACGACAGAATATTGTGGATGCGCCATGCCGCCCTCGACTCGTCGGACAAACAATCCTCGAAGTGCTCTGGCGCGTGGGTGTTCACGTGCCCGGCCGCTAGGGACGTCTCTTGATCGACTTTCATGTGACTCTCCTTAGTACACCGTGTCATTCGCAGCGACTTGTGATGAAACCCGCCGCAGTTGCCAATCCCGGATCTGGACGAGCGCTGCGGCCCATTCGGCCGGCGACAGACGCCGCCAGCACTTCTCCGGTTTAGGCCAGATTCGCCGGACACGAAACGATTCGATGTCATGCCATGCGGGGCTGGCAGGATTCGCGGTGTTCGCGGGGCTGTAGAGCGCGACGAACGCGGGCAAGCCGGCCATGCGCGCGAGCTGACGAATCACGCCAGTTGCTTTTTGCTGCCCGATATCCCGCGCGACCTCTACGAGCGCCAGTGGCAATTTATTGGAATAGCCGAACTCGACGAATAGCACACCGTCTAGGTCCGCCATGGTCAGCGCCCTGGCCTCGCGCGCGGCGATAAAGCGGCCGATCGAACGCGGTCGATGCCAGACACCATAGGCGCGATCGCGGATAGCGAATTGTTCTTCTTGCATGGTCGTTTTCAGAATGGGCGCCAGTGAGAGGTAGCTACCATGCCCCAAATGTAGCACGGTGCTTTATTGAACGCAAGCACCGTGCTACATTACAATCCGGCATGGCCAGAGACGATCCGCAAATCAACCTCCGCATCCCGCTCGAACTGAAAGAGCGGCTTGATGCCGCTTCGGCGAAGAAAAGACGGTCACTGACTGCCGAAGTTGTCGCCAGGCTTGAAGCGAGCTTTTCAGCAGCGAGCGACGTCGAGACGACTATCGATGATCGCACGATGGATCTGTTCGCCGAACACGTTGCTGGAAAGGTAGTGGAAGCGCTCGACAAACGCAGCAAGGCAAAACGATAGGCGGCCGCGACAACCGGTATGCCACCGCGGCCTGTCGCCGACATCGGCAGGGTGCGTGGCGCCCCTGGCTCGCACAAGGTCAGAGGTTCATGACCGTCGGCTGCGGAAGGTGACCACACGAGAGACCCGCTTGGTCAACCATGGATCGTTAAGCGCGTCGCCGCGAACTTCCTCGCGAGCATGGCGTAGAGATGGGCCGGCGTTCGACGGTACGACGCGCCTGGACGCTATACGTCGAACTCCGGCAAATCGAGCAGCGACCTATAGACCGACTGAGGATCGCTCACCGTATCGATGCGCTCGTGTCCCAGATAGTCCTTACCAATGACAACGCGAGGGCCGCTCACGGTGCCTCCACCTGGCACAGAAAACAGCGAGCCGACCTCCTCGCCGTTCCGAAGAGCATGGACGACTGTGCCGACTGGCACGATTTCCTCGTCGCCATCCCAGACAGGTTTTCCGTTCGCGTCCGCTCTCGCCTTGCGCCACCTTACGTGGTGTATGACCTGCGCTCCATTGGATATCGGGTTGCGCGCAATGATGAGCCACATGATTTCCTCCAAGCGGGCATAGACCTTCTCGGACCCGGACGAACAAACTACGGCGGATGTGAAAAGCCCCGCTCGGGGCGGGGCTCACTCATTGTTCGTCTTCAGCCTTCTTGCCACGTCGGCCGGCGTAGCCAGCGAGGAAAAGATGTTTGCTAAATCCTGGTAGTCAAGCTTCCCTTCCGCTACGTCAACCATGATGTCTTCAAGAGACTGCGTCCGCTTGACATCGTGACCTTCAATCAGAAGATAGGTGAGCGCCGATACTAGCGCGGTACGCTTGTTCGCGTCCGAAAACGCGTGCCCTCTGGCGATCGCCTCTGCATACAGGCCAGCAATCTCGAAGACATCGACGAGACCGCCATAGTGGACGCGGTTCTCAATACGACCAAGGGCGCCTTCCAAAGCGCCCCTGTTTGTATTTCCAGTCAATCCTGGCTCACGTGAGAGGATAAAGTCGTGCACCAGCACGACCAGATCCGCATCCAGAATCATCGCTTAGCCAGCGCCTGGATGACAGCATGATGTTGCTCATAGACGCGTTTAGCAGCATTGACGATCTGCTTACGACCATCCGCGGAGCTAGTATTGACCTTCTGAGTGGGGAGCTGCACGCCTGCCCGGGCCTTGACTTCGACTCCGTGGATGTTCCCGGTCTTTCCTTTCGTGACCATGGAATCTCCTTCGGGTTAGGTGTTAAGAGGTTGCTACACCGTGTTAACGGCGATTCTACACAAAAGTTTACTGGCACCATATTACCAGGCGATGCCGGCAGTACGGTGCCACACCGTACCAATCTGGAGCCGATTGCCCGAAAAGCAACGCTTGCCCCGCGGTAAGCACCGCGCCGTAGTTTCAGCCTCAGCCCGCCTGCCTGAAATCGCCCGGCACAACGTTCCCGCCGGCCGCCCGCTCCAGATAGTCGCCCCACCACTGCATCATGCGTTTGCGCTCGCTCAGATACTGCGCGTGGTTGTAGGCCGCGCGCACGCTGTCCCGCTCGCTGTGCGCTAGCTGCCGCTCGATCCAGTCCGCATGGAATCCGTGCTCGTTGAGAATCGTCGATGCGAGCCCGCGGAAGCCGTGCCCCGTCATCCGTGAGTGGTAGCCCATGCGGTACAGCGCGAAGAGCACCGTGTTCTCGCTGATAGGTTTCTTCGCGTCGTTGCGGCTCGGGAACAGCCACCGCCACCGGCCGTTGAGCTCGCGAAGCTGCCGGATGACCGCGAGCGCCTGTTTCGAGAGCGGCACGATGTGCGGCATGCGCATCTTCATCTTCTCCGGCGGGATGCGCCACTCCGCGCGCTTCTCGTCGATCTCGGTCCATTCGGCATGGCGCAGCTCGGCCGTGCGCACGAACGTGAGCGCGAGCAGCTCGATCGCGAGCCGCGTCTGGGCCTCGCCGTCGTACGCGGCCACCTTCTTCATCAGCTCCGGAACCTCGGACTCGCTGATGCGCTGCATGTGCTGGACTATCCGCGGCTTCAGCGCCCCGCGCAGGTCAGGCGCAGGGTCGCGCTCGGCGCGCGCCGTGGCGATGGCGTAGCGGAATACCTGGCTCGCCGTCTGGATCACCTTGCGCGCCAGTTCCAGCGCGTTGCGCGACTCGACCTTGCGCACCACGGCGAGCAGTTCCGGCGCCGTCACCTGGCCGATCGGACGGGCCCCGATGAACGGGAACAGCTCGCGCTCGAGCAGCGTCAGAATCCGCTTCGCGTGCCGCTCGGTCCAGGCCGACTTCTTGTTCTCGTGCCACTCGCGCGCGACCGCCTCAAACGAGTTCTCCCGCTCAAGGCTGCGCTGCAGCTTGGCCATCTTCTTCTCATGGCCCGGGTCCAGCCCCTCGCGCAACCGGTCCTTGGCCGCGTCGCGTGCCTTGCGGGCGGCCAGCAGCGTGACCGCCGGGTACACGCCGATGGCGAGGCGTTTCTCGCGGCCGTCGATGCGATACTTCAGACGCCAGTACTTCGCGCCGCCGGGCATCACCTCAAGGTACAGGCCCTGTGAATCGGCGAGCTTGTAGGCCTTCTCGCGGGGCTTCGCCGCGCGGATCGCAACGTCGGTAAGGGGCATGGAACACCGTGGGGGCATATCGGGGCGCAGGAGAGCGCCAGATGGCCCCAAAGATGCCCCCTCGGACCGTGGGTGTCAATGGGAAACCTTGGGCAACGATGGTAAGAAAAAGCCCCGCAAGTCCTTGACTGACGGGGCTTTTTGGGCAACGATGGGAATCGTTGGGGGACTTCTTGGTGCGAGGAGCGGGACTCGAACCCGCACACCATTGCTGGCGTCAGGACCTAAACCTGGTGCGTCTACCAATTTCGCCATCCTCGCCGCCGGGCGCGGGGCCGCGCTTCTGGCGCTGCCGCCCGCCCGATATTCGGCTCGCTATCCGGCCTCCAGTTGCTGGCATGGGTGCGGCTGGCACCGCACGCCGGAATCGCGTGAGGGCGAGATTCTAACCGATTGCCTCTCGCTTGTCTGCATGCGTGCTGAGTCGACGAGCCGCTGCGGTGCTAGAATTTGCCGTTTCGCGCGACGCACCCGTTCGCACGCGATCGCGGCACCCCGTTTTGCTGCGCGGCAGCCGGCATGCGCGTCGGCGTGCGAAATGCGTCCCCTGCCCCCACCGCTCCCACTGTGAATTTCGACGACTACTGCCTGCAAAAGGCGGCCCCGCCTGGATCGAGCACCTACTACGCACTGCGCCAGGCGCCGCTCGCGCAGCAGCCGCTGCTCGCGGCCCTCTTCGCTTTACGGCGCGAGTTCGAAGAAACGGTCAAGGAAACGAGCGACCCTACCGTGGGCCGCACCAAGCTTGCGTGGTGGCAGAAGGAAACGGCCGCGCTGGCGGCGGGCTCGCCCTCGCATCCGGTATCCAGGGCGCTTGCCGCGCATCTGGGTGACGTCGCCGCCGAATATCCCGCGCTGCAGGCGCTGCTTGCCGGGTTCGAGATGGATCTCGAGCAGGCACGCTACCTCGACTTCCCGAATCTGCGACGTTACATGGACGGCGTCGGCGGCACGTTCGCTACGCTGCTCGCGCGCGTCACGGCGCAAGACCCGGCGCGGGCGCAGGACTGGGCCACCTCGCTCGGCAACGCGCTCATGCTCGCGCAGTTCGTTCACGAAATCGGCAACGACGCGCGCCACGGCCGCATCTACGTGCCCATCGACGAACTCCAGCGCTACAACGTGATGGCCGCGGACCTCATCAATCGCCGCTACAGCGAAGCCTTCACGCAGCTGATGCAGTTCCAGACCACGCGCGCGCGTGACGCGCTGCATAGCGCGCTTGCCGCCATTCCGGCCGCCGAGCGCCGCGCGCAGCGTCCGTTGCGCTCGCTCGCCGCGCTCTCGCTCGCGCTGCTCGACGAGATCGAGCGCGAGGGTTATCAGGTCTTGCATCAGCAGATCGTGCTCACGCCCATCCGCAAGCTGTGGATTGCCTGGCGTGCGGCACGGCGCGGCTGAACTCGCCGACGGCGACGGCTCACGTCCTGCCCGCTGCCAAGCCCGTTTTCACACGCGTAGCAGCGGCAGCGGTTCGAAGCGCTGCTTGAGCACGGCCTGCGCGTCCATGCCCCACCACGTATCGAGCACCATCGCGTAAAGCGCGCGAAAGTCCACGCCGACGGGCAGATTGCCGTTGCCGTCGAGTCTCGCGAGCACCGGCGGCACACCATAGAGCCCGCCGCGCACGCGTCCGCCCGCGACGAAATGCGGCGCCACCGTGCCGTGGTCGGTGCCGTTGCTCTGGTTCTCCTGCGCACGCCGTCCGAATTCGGCGTAGGTCATGACGAGCGTGCTGCCCCACCGGCCCAGTTCGGTGAGCGCGGCACGCATCGCGGCCATACCCTCGGCAAATTGACGCAACAGCGCGGCCTGCTGACCAGGCTGGTTCTGATGCGTATCGAAGCCGTTCAGCGTGAGCCGGATCACGGCGACGCCCTGCCCCGACATCGCCTTGCCTTGCGGCGTGGACGACGCCGCGAGCACCTGCATCGCCGTCTTCACCGATGCGCCGAACGCGCCGCCCGGAAACGCGGTCTTCAGCGCGTATTGCCCGGGGCGTGGGCGCAGGCGATCGGCGGCCTGGAGAATGTCGTTCTCCACCTCGAGAATGTGCGCCAGCTCGGGATTGCGTTCGTGCAGCGAGACGGGCGTCACGAGCTTCGACGCCTGCACGAACTGCGCGGGATTGACGAGCGCAATGGCACGCGCGCCGTTGGCGAGCGGACCCATCTCCGCGCTGCCGATCACCACGCCGTCGGCGGCAAACCCGTGCGGCACCGCTTTCTGGCCGAACGCGCGCGTGAGCCATCCCTCGCGCAGATATTCGCCGGCATCCGACGCCGTATCCCAGATTTCGATGGAGCGAAAGTGCGAGAGGTTAGGCTGCGGATAGCTCACGCCCTGCACGATGGCGAGCTGCTTCGTCTGCCAGAGCGGCATCAGCGGCTCGAGTGCGGGATGCAGCGCCGTGCGCTCGTCGAGCTGAATGACCTGCTCTCGCTTGATGCCGATGTTCTTGCGCAGCTTCAGATAGAGCGGATCGGCATAGGGAATGACGGTGTTCAGACCGTCGTTGCCGCCTTTGAGCTCCACGAGAATCAGCAGGTTGTCGTAGCTGCCTGCGACCGACGAGCCTGAGCGCGAGGCGCCCTGCGCGGCACAGGCACGGGAGGCGCCGCCCGCAAGCCATAGAGACACGCCGGCCACGCTGGTCATCGTCAGGAAATCGCGTCGTTTCATGCTGTACCTCGTTCGCGCGGTCTCGCCGGCGCCGGCGCCGGCGTCGTTGCAGCGCGGGTCGCGCGGCGCGCGCCGTCGCTTCGGCAAGCCCGGGTCATTGTCATTTGAGCTGGTAAGCCGGATCCATCAGCAGCGCCTGCAGATAGGCACTCGCCGTCGAGTCTGTTGCAATCGGGTCCACAGGCGCGAACGGCAACACCGCATGCTGCAGTTGCAGCTCCGCGGTCAGCCCGGGCCGCGCCGTCGGCGACGTATAGTAGTCCGCGAGCCACCGCGCGATGTCGAAATGCATGCTGCCCTTCGCCATGCGCGCGGGCGGCGCCGCAGCGGTAGAGCGCAGCATCTGTTCGACGAACTGCTTGCGCGCGAGCAGCGTCGAGCTGTTGATCCACGTTGCACCGCCCGGCCACCCCTTCACGTTCGGCGGATAGAACAGGTTTTCGCCGAGGTTGCGGATGGTTCCAGCGAAGGGTGCCGTGCTCTCGTAGCCGATGTCGAAGGCGCGCACCGCGCCCACCACGAATTCGGCCGGCGACTTCACGAGCGCGCCGCGATTGCGCTCGTCCCAGAACGCGTCCGTGAGAAAGAGGCCGCGCAGCGCGACCTTGATGTCGTAGTGACTCGCGCGAAAACGCGCAGCGACAGGTTCGATCTGCGCCGGGTCCGGGCTCTCGGAAACGAATTCGCGCCACAGCTTGCGCACGACGAAGTCGGCTGTTTCGGGGCGCGCGAGCAGAATGTCGAGCACCGCGTCGCCGTCGAACGGTCCTGTTTCGCCCAGCACCGTTTTCGTGCCCGCGTCGTGGCGATCGGGTTGCCAGACATATGCCGCCGTATCGGGATCGACACCCCAGCCCGTGTATGCGCGAGCCGCCTCGGCCACGTCGCGCTGCGTATAGCGGCCCTCGCCGAGCGTGAAGAGCTCCATCACCTCGCGCGCGAAATTCTCGTTCGGCTTGCCTTTGCGATTACTCGCGCCATCGAGGTATTGCAGCATCGCAGGGTCTTTCGCGACGTCGTGCAGCATCGTTGCGAAGTTGCCGAGCGCGTCGCGACGCAATAGCGCGTTCTGCTGCGCCATCGACTGCGGCCAGCTCACCTTGTCTTGCGCCGACGTGAAATGGTTGTGCCAGAAGAGCGTCATGCGTTCGGTCAGCGGCGACGGCGTGGCGATCATTTCGCGTACCCACCACGCGCGCAACTCGTCATAGCGCTGGCCGCGCGTCTGCTGCTCGGCGCGACGTTCGTCGGGCGTCCAGGCGTTGCGTTCGGTGCGCGTCGGGATGGGCTCGGCTGTCCACAGGGGCATGGGCGTCACGGCGATCGTGCGTGTCGTGGAAAGCACGCTCGCCACCGCCTCCTCGCGCGTGAGGCCGACGTACCGCGCCACCTCGGCGCGGTCGGGGGCGAAGCCGATGCGGGTAAGGAAGTAGCGGGCGTCGTCGGCGTCGAGGGCGACATCGTTCGTAACGTGCGACGGCATCGCGCCCGGTACCTGCGCCACGGCTGTCGCGCAGGACACCGCAGCGGCCAGCACCGCGCGTCGCGCCGCCCGCGCAAGGCTCGGCCGCAACGTCATAAGCGTATTCATGGTCGACGGATTCGTGGGTGGGCTGAGATAGCGAGGTCAGCTCTTACACGGCGCGCGCTGACTTTTCCGTCGTCAGCGCTTGTAAAGTTCGCGCACGGCGTCTTCGATGTGCTGGCGCAGCAGGCGCCGCTCTTCCGGCGTCATATGGCCGTCGCGACGGCGCTGGTCGAGGTCGGGGGGAACGGCGGTGCGCATGGCAAGGTCCGAGGCCGGCTGCGGCGGGACAACCACGGGACCGCGGGGATGGCGATACGGCTTCGCGCTGGAGGCGCGTTGAGGCAGACGGGAGTTGGGGAGCCGTTCGGCAGCAGGCTGGGCGAGGACGCAAACGGGATCGAGCACGCTCGCGAGAGCACCTGCCACGGCGAGCCCTGTCACGATGAGGCGCACCCTTGGCCTGACCCCTCCCTTCATCTTGTTCCCTTCGTGGCGCGGCAAACGGCTTACCTCAAATACATGTGTGCATGTGCTGGACCCAGAGAAGGCGGGTGCGAGCGTTGTAGTCTAATGAAGTATCTACCGAACAGCCGCAGTCAGTAAAG
It encodes the following:
- a CDS encoding Arc family DNA-binding protein, which encodes MARDDPQINLRIPLELKERLDAASAKKRRSLTAEVVARLEASFSAASDVETTIDDRTMDLFAEHVAGKVVEALDKRSKAKR
- a CDS encoding type II toxin-antitoxin system death-on-curing family toxin, giving the protein MILDADLVVLVHDFILSREPGLTGNTNRGALEGALGRIENRVHYGGLVDVFEIAGLYAEAIARGHAFSDANKRTALVSALTYLLIEGHDVKRTQSLEDIMVDVAEGKLDYQDLANIFSSLATPADVARRLKTNNE
- a CDS encoding tyrosine-type recombinase/integrase, coding for MPLTDVAIRAAKPREKAYKLADSQGLYLEVMPGGAKYWRLKYRIDGREKRLAIGVYPAVTLLAARKARDAAKDRLREGLDPGHEKKMAKLQRSLERENSFEAVAREWHENKKSAWTERHAKRILTLLERELFPFIGARPIGQVTAPELLAVVRKVESRNALELARKVIQTASQVFRYAIATARAERDPAPDLRGALKPRIVQHMQRISESEVPELMKKVAAYDGEAQTRLAIELLALTFVRTAELRHAEWTEIDEKRAEWRIPPEKMKMRMPHIVPLSKQALAVIRQLRELNGRWRWLFPSRNDAKKPISENTVLFALYRMGYHSRMTGHGFRGLASTILNEHGFHADWIERQLAHSERDSVRAAYNHAQYLSERKRMMQWWGDYLERAAGGNVVPGDFRQAG
- the hpnD gene encoding presqualene diphosphate synthase HpnD, producing the protein MNFDDYCLQKAAPPGSSTYYALRQAPLAQQPLLAALFALRREFEETVKETSDPTVGRTKLAWWQKETAALAAGSPSHPVSRALAAHLGDVAAEYPALQALLAGFEMDLEQARYLDFPNLRRYMDGVGGTFATLLARVTAQDPARAQDWATSLGNALMLAQFVHEIGNDARHGRIYVPIDELQRYNVMAADLINRRYSEAFTQLMQFQTTRARDALHSALAAIPAAERRAQRPLRSLAALSLALLDEIEREGYQVLHQQIVLTPIRKLWIAWRAARRG
- a CDS encoding DUF1501 domain-containing protein; the encoded protein is MKRRDFLTMTSVAGVSLWLAGGASRACAAQGASRSGSSVAGSYDNLLILVELKGGNDGLNTVIPYADPLYLKLRKNIGIKREQVIQLDERTALHPALEPLMPLWQTKQLAIVQGVSYPQPNLSHFRSIEIWDTASDAGEYLREGWLTRAFGQKAVPHGFAADGVVIGSAEMGPLANGARAIALVNPAQFVQASKLVTPVSLHERNPELAHILEVENDILQAADRLRPRPGQYALKTAFPGGAFGASVKTAMQVLAASSTPQGKAMSGQGVAVIRLTLNGFDTHQNQPGQQAALLRQFAEGMAAMRAALTELGRWGSTLVMTYAEFGRRAQENQSNGTDHGTVAPHFVAGGRVRGGLYGVPPVLARLDGNGNLPVGVDFRALYAMVLDTWWGMDAQAVLKQRFEPLPLLRV
- a CDS encoding DUF1800 domain-containing protein, which translates into the protein MPSHVTNDVALDADDARYFLTRIGFAPDRAEVARYVGLTREEAVASVLSTTRTIAVTPMPLWTAEPIPTRTERNAWTPDERRAEQQTRGQRYDELRAWWVREMIATPSPLTERMTLFWHNHFTSAQDKVSWPQSMAQQNALLRRDALGNFATMLHDVAKDPAMLQYLDGASNRKGKPNENFAREVMELFTLGEGRYTQRDVAEAARAYTGWGVDPDTAAYVWQPDRHDAGTKTVLGETGPFDGDAVLDILLARPETADFVVRKLWREFVSESPDPAQIEPVAARFRASHYDIKVALRGLFLTDAFWDERNRGALVKSPAEFVVGAVRAFDIGYESTAPFAGTIRNLGENLFYPPNVKGWPGGATWINSSTLLARKQFVEQMLRSTAAAPPARMAKGSMHFDIARWLADYYTSPTARPGLTAELQLQHAVLPFAPVDPIATDSTASAYLQALLMDPAYQLK